One genomic window of Chanos chanos chromosome 13, fChaCha1.1, whole genome shotgun sequence includes the following:
- the srl gene encoding sarcalumenin: protein MKGLVSICCFISLLVLTTAEEEVLDSILRDRSHIEQTLRLAAEENSGDYAAALQKLRKIYHSSIKPMEQAYKYNELRQHEISDGEITSKPMVLFLGPWSVGKSSMINYLLGLQDTPYQLYTGAEPTTSEFTVIMHGEKIRSIEGIVMAADSSRSFSPLEKFGQNFLEKLVGIEMPHKLLERVTFVDTPGIIENRKQQERGYPFNDVCQWFIDRADLIFVVFDPTKLDVGLELEMLFRQLKGRESQIRIILNKADSLATQDLMRVYGALFWSLAPLINVTEPPRVYVSSFWPYEYAPDTSRDLFKREEISLLEDLNQVIENRLENKIAFIRQHGIRVRIHGLLVDRYVQTFKDKMSFFSDPELVFKEIVEDPDKFYIFKSILAKTNVSKFDLPNRDAYRDFFGINPVSSFKQLSAQCSYMGGCLLEKIERAITHDLPTLLSSINSGKNPSLSSCEVTGCGEKPKNRYRRN, encoded by the exons aggaggaggtgttggATTCAATCCTGAGAGACAGATCTCACATTGAGCAGACACTGAGGCTTGCAGCTGAGGAGAACTCAGGAGACTATGCAG cGGCTCTGCAAAAACTGAGGAAGATCTACCACTCCTCCATCAAGCCCATGGAACAGGCTTATAAGTACAATGAACTGAGACAACATGAGATCTCAG ATGGAGAAATCACCTCCAAACCTATGGTGCTGTTCCTTGGGCCCTGGAGCGTGGGCAAGTCCTCCATGATTAACTACCTACTGGGCTTGCAAGATACTCCTTACCAGTTGTACACAG GTGCTGAGCCCACTACCTCAGAGTTCACTGTGATCATGCACGGGGAAAAGATCCGCTCCATAGAGGGCATTGTCATGGCTGCTGACagctctcgctctttctcacCCTTGGAGAAGTTTGGCCAGAATTTTCTAGAAAAGCTGGTTGGCATTGAGATGCCCCATAAGCTCCTGGAACGCGTCACATTCGTGGACACTCCTGGAATCATTGAGAACCGCAAGCAGCAGGAAAGAG GTTACCCCTTTAACGATGTGTGCCAGTGGTTCATTGATCGTGCCGACTTGATCTTCGTGGTGTTCGACCCCACCAAGCTGGATGTTGGTCTGGAGCTGGAGATGCTGTTCAGGCAGCTGAAGGGCAGGGAGTCTCAGATCCGTATAATCCTCAACAAAGCTGATAGCCTGGCAACTCAGGATCTCATGAGAGTCTATGGCGCACTCTTCTGGAGCTTGGCACCACTGATCAATGTGACTGAGCCCCCACGTGTCTATGTCAGCTCTTTCTGGCCCTATGAGTATGCACCTGACACTAGTCGGGACCTCTTCAAGCGTGAGGAGATCTCCCTTCTGGAAGACCTCAACCAAGTGATCGAGAACCGACTGGAGAACAAGATCGCCTTCATCCGCCAGCATGGCATTCGTGTACGCATCCATGGCCTTCTGGTCGATCGTTACGTGCAGACCTTCAAAGACAAGATGAGCTTCTTCAGTGACCCAGAGCTGGTGTTCAAGGAGATTGTGGAGGATCCTGAcaagttttacattttcaaatccaTCCTCGCCAAAACCAATGTCAGTAAGTTCGATTTGCCAAACCGCGACGCCTACCGTGACTTCTTTGGCATCAACCCTGTGAGCAGCTTCAAACAGCTGTCGGCTCAGTGCTCTTACATGGGCGGATGCCTGCTGGAAAAGATCGAGAGGGCCATCACCCATGACCTGCCCACCCTACTAAGCAGCATCAACTCAGGCAAGAACCCCTCCCTGTCATCCTGTGAAGTCACTGGCTGCGGGGAGAAGCCTAAGAACCGATATcggagaaactga